One region of Solanum pennellii chromosome 6, SPENNV200 genomic DNA includes:
- the LOC107021566 gene encoding probable carboxylesterase 120, whose product MASQRFARPIFDNPFLKIQELPGNTVKRNSESLKQANCDPKGTSLVVTRDVDLDTTKNTWLRLYVPRRLTKNPNPKKLPLIMYYHGGGFVYFHANTFIFDVFCQALAERVGAMVISLEYRLAPEHRLPAAYDDAMDGLEWLKNTKDEWVCNYADLSKVFLGGTSSGGNLAYNAGLRAAGMAKELEPIKIKGLLLHHPFFSGKNRTESEEKQKDDQLLPLVAVDKMFDLCLPKGVDHDHEYCNPCANGGSKHLDEMKELGWKVFVSGACEDPLVDAARACVRLMEQKGIKVFKFFRDGYHAMEVFDQSMAAALYDAAKDFVYAASRT is encoded by the exons ATGGCTAGCCAAAGATTTGCTCGTCCAATTTTTGACAATCCTTTTCTTAAGATTCAAGAATTACCAGGTAACACAGTTAAACGTAACTCTGAATCCCTCAAACAAGCCAATTGTGATCCAAAAGGCACATCATTAGTCGTAACAAGGGATGTTGATCTTGACACAACAAAAAACACTTGGCTTCGACTATACGTCCCAAGACGTTTGACAAAAAATCCAAATCCTAAGAAATTGCCACTGATTATGTACTATCACGGTGGAGGCTTTGTTTATTTCCATGCCAATACTTTTATATTCGATGTGTTTTGCCAGGCACTTGCTGAAAGAGTTGGTGCTATGGTGATTTCACTTGAATATCGTCTAGCCCCTGAACATCGCCTTCCTGCTGCTTATGATGATGCTATGGATGGGTTAGAATGGCTTAAGAATACCAAGGATGAATGGGTTTGTAATTATGCTGATTTGAGTAAAGTTTTTCTTGGTGGAACTAGTTCTGGAGGAAATTTAGCTTATAATGCAG GGCTACGTGCGGCAGGGATGGCAAAAGAGCTAGAGCCAATAAAGATCAAAGGTTTACTATTACATCATCCATTTTTCAGTGGTAAAAACAGAACAGAATCAGAGGAAAAGCAGAAAGATGATCAACTCCTACCACTTGTTGCAGTAGACAAAATGTTCGATTTATGCTTACCAAAAGGAGTAGATCATGATCATGAATACTGCAATCCATGTGCTAATGGAGGATCAAAACATTTAGATGAGATGAAAGAATTAGGATGGAAGGTGTTTGTTAGTGGTGCATGTGAAGATCCACTCGTTGATGCTGCTCGTGCATGTGTAAGGTTGATGGAACAAAAAGGTATAAAAGTATTCAAGTTTTTTAGAGATGGATATCATGCTATGGAAGTCTTTGATCAATCAATGGCTGCCGCTTTATATGATGCTGCTAAAGATTTCGTATATGCTGCTAGTAGAACTTAA
- the LOC107021756 gene encoding gibberellin 20 oxidase 1-like produces MTMAIDCMVMPMIQTSSDEKKSLIFDSSVLKNESNIPRQFIWPDHEKPSGGVAELDVPLIDLGAFLSGDPIAAKREPRLVDEACKKHGFFLVANHGVDTNLISLAHRYMDMFFELPLSDKQKIQRKRGDHCGYASSFTERFSSKLPWKETLSFPYSTLQGSSHMVDQYFLKTMGEDFSHIGKFYQEYCNAMSTLSCGIMELLGESLGVSKNHFKQFFEENESIMRLNCYPTCLKPDLALGTGPHCDPTSLTILHQDNVSGLQVFMDNQWRSISPNNSVFVINIGDTFMALSNGRYKSCLHRAVVNNKTPRKSLAFFLCPKKDKVVRPPAELVDSNNPRIYPDFTWPTLLEFTQKHYRADTNTLQFFSTWLQQRTTEI; encoded by the exons ATGACGATGGCCATTGATTGTATGGTGATGCCTATGATACAAACATCGTCAGATGAGAAAAAGTCACTGATTTTCGATTCATCGGTACTTAAAAATGAATCGAACATTCCTAGACAATTTATATGGCCGGACCACGAGAAGCCTAGTGGTGGTGTTGCTGAACTTGATGTTCCACTTATTGATTTAGGGGCATTCCTTTCTGGTGATCCGATTGCAGCTAAGCGCGAGCCTAGGCTCGTTGATGAAGCATGCAAGAAGCACGGTTTCTTTCTGGTGGCAAATCATGGTGTTGATACTAATCTTATCTCACTTGCACATCGCTATATGGACATGTTCTTTGAATTACCACTTTCCGATAAGCAAAAGATTCAAAGGAAGAGAGGAGATCATTGTGGTTATGCTAGTAGCTTTACTGAGAGATTTTCATCTAAGTTACCTTGGAAAGAGACACTTTCTTTTCCATATTCTACCCTACAAGGCTCGTCCCACATGGTTGatcaatattttctaaaaacaaTGGGGGAAGACTTTAGCCATATTGG GAAGTTTTACCAAGAGTATTGTAATGCGATGAGCACTCTGTCTTGTGGGATCATGGAACTTCTGGGCGAGAGCCTAGGCGTGAGCAAAAACCATTTCAAAcaattctttgaagaaaatgaatCGATCATGAGACTCAACTGTTACCCAACATGTCTAAAACCAGATCTTGCGTTAGGAACTGGACCACATTGTGACCCAACATCATTAACCATCCTCCATCAAGACAACGTCTCAGGGCTACAAGTTTTCATGGACAACCAGTGGCGCTCCATCAGTCCAAATAATAGTGTTTTTGTCATTAACATAGGTGACACATTTATG GCGCTTTCAAATGGAAGGTATAAAAGTTGTTTGCACAGAGCTGTAGTAAACAACAAAACACCTAGAAAATCTCTTGCTTTTTTTCTCTGTCCTAAGAAGGATAAGGTGGTGAGGCCACCAGCAGAATTGGTGGACTCCAATAATCCTAGAATATATCCAGATTTTACGTGGCCAACTCTACTTGAATTTACACAGAAACATTATAGAGCTGATACCAATACTTTACAATTCTTTTCTACTTGGCTTCAACAGAGAACTACGGAAATTTAA